The DNA window ATGAGCTCTAAAGCCGAACAAAAAGAAAAACGTAAGCGCTTACCTTTCCGTTGGCATAAGCAAGATACGGAACTTACCCTCTTGGCATTGCCGACGACGATCTGGTACATCTTGTTTTGTTTCTTACCTATGTTCGGGATCATTATCGCCTTCAAAAACTTTAGAATTAGCGGCGGGTTCTTGAGCAATGTGTTTAAGAGTCCATGGGTAGGATTTAAAAACTTTGAGTTTCTATTCAAGTCAAATGATGCTTGGGTCATTATTCGTAACACCATTGGCTACAATATTATTTTTATCATTCTGGGTATTGTGCTCCCTGTTCTATTCGCTATTATGATCGGGCTACTCCACAGCCGTAAAGCAAGTAAAGTCTATCAGACGATGATGTTTCTCCCTTACTTCTTATCATGGGTCGTCGTATCTGCTGTGGGTTGGGCGTTCCTAAGTTTTGATAAAGGGATTGTCAATTCAATGCTCGTCAATATGGGAGGCGATCCTGTTAACTGGTATATGGAACCGTCATACTGGCCATTCTTTCTGATCTTCTTGAATGTCTGGAAAGGACTAGGCTATGGAATGGTTATTTATCTGGCAACCATCACAAGCCTTGATAGCACTTATTATGAAGCTGCAATTATTGATGGTGCTTCTATATGGCAGCAGACGAGATATATAACATTGCCAATGCTCAAACTAGTTATCGTCATGATGTTCATTTTATCAGTTGGACGTATATTCTACACCGATTTTGGTTTGTTCTATCAGGTTACACGAGATTCCAATTCTCTGTTCAACGTGGCTACCACCATCGATGTCATGGTCTATAAACAATTAAAAACCGCTACCGTGGGGATGGCATCAGCAGCCGCCTTTGTTCAGTCCGTACTAGGTTGTGCAACTATT is part of the Paenibacillus segetis genome and encodes:
- a CDS encoding ABC transporter permease, whose amino-acid sequence is MSSKAEQKEKRKRLPFRWHKQDTELTLLALPTTIWYILFCFLPMFGIIIAFKNFRISGGFLSNVFKSPWVGFKNFEFLFKSNDAWVIIRNTIGYNIIFIILGIVLPVLFAIMIGLLHSRKASKVYQTMMFLPYFLSWVVVSAVGWAFLSFDKGIVNSMLVNMGGDPVNWYMEPSYWPFFLIFLNVWKGLGYGMVIYLATITSLDSTYYEAAIIDGASIWQQTRYITLPMLKLVIVMMFILSVGRIFYTDFGLFYQVTRDSNSLFNVATTIDVMVYKQLKTATVGMASAAAFVQSVLGCATILTANWIVRKIDSDSAMM